Proteins encoded together in one Anaerotignum propionicum DSM 1682 window:
- a CDS encoding methyl-accepting chemotaxis protein, giving the protein MLRRMKLAKKIAIYIGGTLIVFLALLVSVSVFQANKALRTTVNEEFSGLATQNGLIVQAMMDDANTTAKNLQYYFQDQYEKESKYTPEADAEVLTKPSIVYNVALQEKNYKKESFFANTAWPMVKNNQDISGMGIYFEPYAFDPSVRDYAIYVNTESAQDQRVTSEGNYESYSNEEYYRIAKETKQQYITNPMIYEGNQLCSVCYPILNNNEVKGAVNVDVIVSNFSKIESVNEKYPTMFANILTQEGIYVYDSTSNELPGTNMKERNSTEVYEEILAEFAKGEPFQLEAPYIGLDGKTKQYARYFYPIDCGQQTWWAQTSVETKDLNKDVFRLTAIMLIMSVLALLVIIIIIMVLLKKMLKPIDSVVEAAENISIGCFDIDLEADSEDEIGKLAETFQATAFNLKTIIQDIGYLLGLMANGNFQVASQCEEKYVGEYREILLAMRGIKIQLSNTLSEINQASEQVSFGSDQVASGAQELSQGAAEQASSIEELSATITIISEHTKQNAEDAENAKLVVAKTEHQVEDCNKQLKEMVTAIKVINDKSNEINEIIKIIDAIAFQTNILALNAAIEAARAGEAGKGFAVVADEVRNLAGKSAEAAKNTALLIEETVNAVEDGTVMAAKTENAMEVVVNGTSAVTKLIERIVGASNEQAQAAGQITFAVEQIASVVQNNSATAEESAATSEELSGQAETLKDLVGKFKLFEEDRQESNYVVDENSEH; this is encoded by the coding sequence ATGTTAAGAAGGATGAAGTTGGCGAAAAAAATTGCAATTTATATTGGGGGAACATTAATTGTATTTCTTGCTTTATTGGTTTCAGTCTCGGTTTTCCAAGCCAATAAAGCGTTAAGAACAACGGTGAACGAGGAATTTTCCGGACTAGCAACACAAAATGGACTTATCGTTCAAGCAATGATGGATGATGCAAATACTACTGCAAAAAATTTACAATACTACTTTCAGGATCAATACGAAAAAGAAAGTAAATATACACCAGAGGCGGATGCTGAGGTACTTACAAAGCCCAGCATTGTTTACAACGTTGCATTGCAGGAAAAGAACTATAAGAAAGAAAGCTTTTTTGCAAATACAGCTTGGCCTATGGTAAAAAATAATCAAGATATTTCTGGAATGGGAATTTATTTTGAACCATATGCTTTTGATCCCAGCGTTAGAGATTATGCAATCTATGTTAATACTGAGAGTGCCCAGGATCAAAGGGTGACATCAGAAGGGAACTATGAGAGTTATTCCAATGAAGAGTATTATCGCATTGCTAAGGAAACAAAGCAACAATACATAACAAACCCTATGATATATGAGGGGAATCAGCTTTGTTCTGTTTGTTATCCGATTCTTAATAATAATGAAGTAAAGGGCGCTGTCAATGTGGATGTGATTGTTTCCAATTTTTCGAAAATTGAATCAGTTAATGAAAAGTATCCTACCATGTTTGCTAATATATTGACGCAAGAGGGCATCTATGTATATGATAGCACCTCCAATGAACTCCCGGGGACAAACATGAAGGAAAGAAATTCCACCGAAGTTTATGAGGAAATTTTGGCAGAATTTGCAAAGGGGGAACCCTTTCAGCTGGAGGCACCGTATATTGGTTTGGATGGGAAAACCAAACAATATGCAAGATATTTTTATCCCATCGATTGTGGTCAGCAAACTTGGTGGGCACAAACTTCTGTGGAGACCAAGGATTTAAATAAAGATGTTTTTCGACTTACGGCAATTATGCTGATTATGTCAGTATTGGCGTTGCTTGTAATTATCATTATCATTATGGTGCTTCTGAAAAAAATGCTAAAGCCTATTGATAGTGTAGTGGAAGCGGCAGAAAATATTTCAATAGGTTGTTTTGATATTGATTTGGAGGCGGACTCTGAAGATGAAATCGGTAAATTGGCTGAGACATTCCAAGCAACGGCATTCAATTTAAAGACGATTATTCAGGATATTGGTTATCTCCTAGGACTAATGGCAAATGGTAATTTCCAAGTAGCCTCTCAATGTGAAGAGAAATATGTGGGTGAATACAGGGAGATTTTGCTTGCAATGAGAGGGATAAAAATCCAACTCAGCAATACTTTGTCAGAAATTAACCAAGCATCTGAACAGGTTTCTTTTGGATCGGATCAAGTGGCTTCAGGCGCACAGGAATTGTCACAAGGGGCGGCGGAGCAGGCTTCTTCCATTGAGGAACTTTCTGCAACAATTACAATAATCTCAGAGCACACGAAGCAAAATGCAGAAGATGCGGAAAATGCTAAATTGGTGGTGGCGAAAACAGAACATCAGGTTGAGGATTGCAATAAGCAATTAAAAGAGATGGTTACGGCAATTAAGGTAATCAATGATAAATCAAATGAAATTAATGAAATCATTAAAATTATAGATGCCATTGCTTTCCAGACCAACATTCTTGCACTGAATGCGGCTATTGAAGCAGCTCGTGCCGGTGAAGCAGGAAAGGGCTTTGCAGTTGTAGCAGACGAGGTTCGTAATCTTGCGGGGAAATCAGCAGAAGCGGCAAAAAATACTGCCCTTTTAATAGAAGAAACTGTCAATGCTGTTGAGGATGGAACGGTAATGGCAGCTAAAACAGAGAATGCCATGGAAGTGGTTGTGAATGGGACTTCTGCAGTCACTAAGCTGATTGAACGAATTGTAGGTGCTTCTAATGAACAAGCTCAGGCTGCTGGACAGATTACCTTTGCCGTTGAGCAAATCGCAAGCGTTGTGCAAAATAATTCTGCAACAGCAGAAGAAAGCGCCGCAACATCAGAGGAATTGAGTGGACAAGCCGAGACATTGAAAGACCTAGTTGGAAAGTTTAAACTCTTCGAAGAAGACAGACAGGAATCCAATTATGTTGTAGATGAAAATTCGGAACATTAA
- a CDS encoding HD-GYP domain-containing protein codes for MKNKASFYRNGIDYHEIIECITSALDAKDAYTAGHSQRVSDLSLEVCKILGLSSKEAEKIHIAAHLHDIGKVGVPDGVLNKEGKLTTEEWECMKRHPQIGAEILSKSHHLNELKDMVLYHHERVDGNGYPGGLSGNEIPFGAKIIAVCDSIDAILSDRSYRKAHTYDYCYNEIKKNLGIMYDFEIGKMVLDQWDIVFHLYEKYRKNEKLKEIDL; via the coding sequence ATGAAGAATAAAGCTTCTTTTTATAGAAATGGAATAGACTATCATGAAATTATTGAATGTATAACCAGTGCTTTGGATGCAAAGGACGCTTACACAGCCGGACATTCTCAACGAGTGAGCGATTTGTCTTTAGAGGTATGCAAAATTTTAGGTTTAAGCAGTAAAGAAGCAGAAAAAATACATATCGCTGCCCACCTTCATGATATCGGAAAAGTGGGTGTTCCTGATGGCGTATTAAATAAGGAAGGAAAGCTAACGACTGAAGAGTGGGAGTGTATGAAAAGGCATCCGCAAATCGGTGCTGAAATTTTAAGTAAATCACATCATTTGAATGAACTAAAGGATATGGTTTTATATCATCACGAGCGAGTGGATGGGAATGGATATCCCGGTGGACTTTCTGGCAATGAAATACCTTTCGGAGCAAAAATCATTGCTGTTTGCGATTCCATAGATGCCATATTATCAGATAGAAGCTATCGAAAGGCACATACCTATGATTATTGTTACAATGAAATCAAAAAGAATTTAGGTATTATGTATGATTTTGAAATTGGAAAAATGGTATTAGATCAATGGGACATTGTTTTTCATTTATATGAAAAATATAGGAAAAATGAAAAATTAAAAGAAATTGATTTATGA
- a CDS encoding S8 family peptidase: MSKEPRNVPASSRKDIFMSEISNESEISNEFEFPEFIEPGLEKIEVIAKFNGDIVRVAEILEAEVEIIYQNYAIITIAKDKIKRLASYPQIEHLELPKNLYFELSSSLTSSCIPSVQRADGFNLSGRGVIVAIIDSGIDYMHPDFRNSDGTSRILFIWDQTQTGTPPVGFNSGAEYNNQQINNAILSETPYQVVPSRDTNGHGTAVAGIAAGNGRASNGINRGVAFEADIIAVKVGYRGYESFARSTELMRALKYVIDKARRFGKPICINMSFGMNNGSHRGDSLFETFITEISTNWKTSIIIPTGNEGSAGHHYHGKIQTGEVQEIEFFTGPGLETSYLSLWKNFADNFAVEIIFPDGSSSGVVNIENQVKTVRRPNLILNVFYGQPSHYSLEQEVFFNITATQGPLPQGIFKLRLIARNIVDGNYDIWLPTLEEVGEDTFFSDPSIYNTITLPATAEKVVRVAGYNARVGNIALFSGRGDLADPNSYPDLAAPSIDIQTARTGGGYDSFTGTSVAAPFVTGSAALMMQWGIINNNDPYLYGQRLRAFLRIGAERKAGIPYPNASFGYGTLCLYNTMNYLVEYELGEQFWLNLT; the protein is encoded by the coding sequence ATGTCCAAAGAACCAAGGAATGTTCCTGCCTCTTCCAGAAAAGATATATTTATGTCTGAAATTTCAAATGAATCTGAAATATCAAATGAATTTGAATTCCCGGAATTCATAGAACCAGGCTTAGAAAAAATAGAGGTCATTGCAAAATTTAACGGCGATATCGTAAGGGTCGCAGAAATTTTGGAGGCAGAGGTGGAAATCATATACCAAAACTACGCAATCATCACAATTGCGAAAGACAAGATTAAAAGACTGGCCTCCTATCCTCAAATAGAACACCTTGAGTTGCCTAAGAATTTATATTTTGAATTAAGCAGCAGCCTAACAAGCAGCTGCATCCCGTCTGTACAAAGAGCAGATGGATTCAACTTAAGCGGAAGAGGAGTTATCGTAGCAATTATTGACTCCGGAATAGATTATATGCATCCGGATTTTCGAAACAGTGATGGAACCAGCAGAATTCTATTTATTTGGGATCAAACGCAAACGGGCACGCCGCCGGTTGGATTTAACAGCGGTGCAGAGTACAATAACCAGCAAATCAATAACGCCATTCTTTCTGAAACTCCATACCAAGTTGTTCCCAGCAGGGATACAAATGGCCATGGCACTGCTGTAGCAGGCATTGCAGCAGGAAACGGAAGGGCAAGCAATGGCATAAATCGAGGAGTTGCTTTTGAAGCAGATATTATTGCGGTAAAAGTTGGTTACCGAGGATATGAGTCTTTCGCAAGGTCTACGGAACTAATGAGAGCACTAAAATATGTCATAGACAAGGCGAGACGTTTTGGTAAGCCCATCTGCATTAATATGAGTTTTGGTATGAACAACGGTTCTCATAGAGGGGATTCTTTGTTTGAAACTTTTATTACAGAGATTTCAACAAATTGGAAAACATCTATTATTATTCCCACAGGGAATGAAGGTTCCGCTGGGCATCATTATCATGGAAAAATACAGACCGGAGAAGTACAGGAAATTGAATTTTTTACAGGTCCCGGATTGGAAACATCCTATTTATCCCTATGGAAAAACTTTGCTGACAATTTTGCCGTTGAAATCATTTTTCCGGATGGAAGCTCCTCCGGAGTGGTAAATATTGAAAATCAGGTCAAGACAGTTAGAAGGCCCAACTTGATACTAAATGTATTTTATGGTCAGCCTTCTCACTACTCCTTAGAGCAAGAAGTGTTTTTCAATATCACCGCAACCCAAGGGCCTTTACCTCAGGGAATTTTCAAGCTAAGATTAATTGCCAGAAACATTGTTGATGGAAATTATGATATCTGGCTTCCAACATTAGAAGAGGTAGGTGAAGACACTTTTTTTTCTGACCCATCCATATATAACACCATCACCCTACCCGCAACCGCCGAAAAAGTGGTTCGTGTTGCAGGGTATAATGCCCGTGTAGGAAATATTGCACTGTTCTCAGGAAGAGGTGATCTTGCTGATCCTAACTCTTATCCTGACCTTGCCGCTCCATCAATCGATATACAAACAGCAAGAACCGGCGGTGGATATGATTCATTCACAGGAACCAGCGTTGCCGCACCCTTTGTTACTGGCTCAGCGGCCCTTATGATGCAATGGGGAATTATTAACAACAATGACCCTTATTTGTATGGTCAACGACTTAGGGCATTCTTGCGCATCGGTGCAGAAAGAAAAGCGGGTATTCCTTATCCAAATGCATCCTTTGGGTATGGTACCCTTTGCTTATATAATACAATGAATTATTTGGTTGAATATGAATTAGGTGAACAATTTTGGTTAAATCTTACCTAG
- a CDS encoding S8 family peptidase, which produces MAVNLENIDLPLSEFVKLPTTVDFNIINTDRFKLYVQDKPYLKLGTEMANELIVVYTHRDNLPSLFEDLGNDFNEFFPKILSPLDSRSNEDSGITQIQNQPFLSLSGRNVVIGFVDTGIDYTKEAFRFEDGSSKILFLWDQTIDGNRPDYLYFGSVYTQDDINRALNSENPYSIVPSIDEDGHGTFLASVAASNDRGEYIGAAPKAYIMAVKLKRANEFYIERFLLPKDNPNLYESTDFVLGLKYIFDRTEELNLPVVQCIAMGSNSSGHDGNTLLEDYMTFVSQRAGYCFITAAGNESNARHHSQGKLPRTGTTETVSVKVGRQGESFSLSIFGPAYDKLSASITSPTGEVIARLPFKVGLKYSEKLVFEASTVSIEYYRSFSNLIWIGFREATQGIWDITLFGDAVVSGDYFAWLPITGQVSEYVELLKPFPEYTIVYPATAIGSVTTGAYNSNDNSLYVSSSWGPTRLPRMAPDLVAPGVNVKGIYPTGVGTKTGTSVAAAITAGAAALLFEWGIIQGNIPSMDGDLIRTFFISGATREENMLYPNTKWGYGRLNLYGSFAVIRESIINYYVL; this is translated from the coding sequence TTGGCTGTAAATTTAGAGAATATTGATTTACCATTGTCTGAATTCGTAAAACTTCCCACAACAGTAGATTTCAATATCATAAATACAGACCGATTTAAGCTATATGTCCAAGATAAACCTTATTTAAAATTAGGGACTGAAATGGCAAATGAGTTAATTGTTGTTTATACTCACAGAGATAATCTACCCTCTTTATTTGAGGATTTGGGAAATGACTTTAACGAATTTTTCCCCAAGATCTTGTCCCCTTTAGACAGTAGAAGCAATGAAGATAGCGGTATTACGCAAATTCAAAACCAACCTTTTCTAAGTCTTTCCGGAAGAAATGTGGTTATTGGTTTTGTTGATACCGGTATTGATTATACGAAAGAAGCCTTTCGATTTGAAGATGGTTCATCAAAAATACTCTTTCTTTGGGACCAAACCATAGATGGAAATAGGCCGGATTACCTATATTTTGGCTCCGTCTATACTCAGGACGATATCAACCGCGCTTTAAATTCCGAAAATCCTTATTCTATTGTTCCCTCCATTGATGAGGATGGGCATGGAACCTTTTTGGCCTCTGTTGCAGCCAGTAACGATAGAGGCGAATACATTGGTGCCGCACCTAAAGCATATATTATGGCAGTAAAGCTGAAACGCGCCAATGAATTTTATATTGAACGATTTCTTTTGCCCAAGGATAATCCAAATCTTTACGAGTCTACGGACTTTGTTTTGGGGCTAAAATATATCTTTGACCGCACAGAGGAACTAAATCTGCCTGTGGTTCAATGTATCGCAATGGGATCCAATAGCAGCGGACATGATGGAAATACACTTTTAGAGGATTATATGACATTCGTTTCTCAGAGAGCCGGCTATTGTTTTATAACGGCAGCTGGAAATGAAAGCAACGCAAGACACCATTCCCAAGGAAAGTTGCCAAGAACGGGAACAACGGAAACCGTCAGCGTGAAAGTGGGAAGACAAGGTGAATCCTTTTCCCTATCCATATTTGGGCCGGCATATGATAAACTATCCGCCAGTATTACTTCACCTACAGGAGAGGTTATTGCAAGGCTTCCTTTTAAAGTAGGATTAAAATACAGCGAGAAGCTAGTGTTTGAGGCTAGCACAGTATCCATTGAATATTATAGGAGTTTCAGTAATCTTATATGGATTGGATTTCGAGAAGCAACCCAGGGTATATGGGACATCACCCTTTTTGGAGATGCTGTTGTGAGTGGTGACTATTTTGCATGGCTGCCCATTACAGGTCAAGTGAGTGAATATGTGGAATTATTAAAACCCTTTCCCGAGTATACCATTGTTTATCCCGCAACTGCAATAGGTTCCGTCACTACAGGCGCATACAATAGCAATGATAATAGCCTTTATGTTTCCTCCTCATGGGGGCCAACAAGATTGCCCCGCATGGCGCCGGATTTGGTTGCGCCCGGTGTTAATGTTAAGGGAATTTATCCAACAGGAGTGGGAACCAAAACAGGTACCTCTGTGGCTGCAGCAATCACTGCCGGAGCAGCTGCCCTTTTATTTGAATGGGGAATTATTCAAGGGAACATTCCTTCTATGGACGGAGACTTGATTCGTACATTCTTTATTAGCGGTGCCACCCGGGAGGAAAATATGCTCTATCCAAACACAAAATGGGGTTACGGGAGACTTAATTTGTACGGTAGCTTTGCTGTCATAAGGGAATCTATCATTAACTACTACGTATTATAA
- a CDS encoding peptidoglycan-binding protein, translating to MANGKLFLRENYLGGTGLLRINTFLTNIARPAAGATVTVMDPYDNTVIEEAVTNDWGEVPPIPLSAPPIEYSMEYDMPRPFNQYNVRVALEDYEEAVINNVQIFPETTAVQEVKLTPSFSDINIPYPVLYGDYPPKIPESEIKKLPFPSNQVVLPQPVVPSIIVVHDGRPEDTSAANYTVTFKDYIKNVASSEIYATWPVESIKANVHVILSFTLNRVYTEWYRNKGFDFTITNSTAFDQAFTFGRNIFQEISDVVDEIFATYIGKPDIRQPLFTQYSDGRRVVREGWLSQWGSKDLGDQGLNALQILRNYYGSNVFIKEAEKVEGIPISFPGSTLIIGSTGDAVRTIQQQLNAISNNYPLIPKLIEDGYYGETTAESVRVFQQIFNLPQTGTVNYPTWYKISDVYVAIQRLA from the coding sequence ATGGCAAACGGTAAGCTTTTTTTACGTGAAAATTATTTAGGCGGAACTGGTTTACTTAGAATTAATACCTTTCTAACAAATATCGCCAGACCTGCAGCAGGTGCAACGGTCACCGTAATGGATCCCTATGATAATACGGTTATAGAAGAGGCAGTCACCAATGATTGGGGCGAGGTTCCACCAATCCCCCTAAGCGCACCTCCCATTGAATATTCCATGGAATATGACATGCCCCGTCCTTTTAATCAATATAACGTGAGAGTTGCGCTTGAGGACTATGAAGAAGCAGTGATAAATAATGTTCAAATTTTCCCAGAAACCACTGCGGTACAAGAGGTAAAACTGACACCAAGCTTTTCAGATATTAATATTCCTTATCCTGTGTTGTATGGAGATTATCCGCCGAAAATTCCGGAATCTGAAATTAAAAAACTGCCCTTCCCAAGTAACCAAGTGGTACTACCCCAGCCCGTAGTACCAAGTATCATTGTTGTGCATGACGGTAGACCGGAGGACACCTCTGCGGCAAACTATACTGTTACTTTTAAAGACTATATCAAAAATGTAGCCAGCAGTGAAATTTATGCTACATGGCCTGTAGAATCCATTAAAGCAAATGTTCATGTTATCTTGTCCTTTACATTAAACAGGGTATATACAGAATGGTATCGAAACAAAGGCTTTGATTTTACCATAACCAACTCAACAGCCTTTGATCAAGCTTTTACTTTTGGACGAAATATTTTTCAAGAAATATCCGATGTGGTAGATGAAATTTTTGCAACCTATATTGGAAAACCCGATATCCGACAGCCGTTATTTACCCAATATAGTGATGGAAGGAGAGTTGTCAGAGAAGGCTGGCTTAGCCAATGGGGTTCAAAAGACTTAGGGGATCAGGGATTAAATGCTTTACAGATTTTAAGAAACTATTATGGAAGCAATGTCTTTATTAAAGAGGCAGAAAAGGTGGAAGGAATCCCTATATCCTTCCCGGGCAGTACCCTTATAATTGGCTCAACCGGAGATGCCGTGAGAACAATCCAGCAGCAGCTAAATGCCATATCTAACAACTATCCCCTCATACCAAAATTGATAGAGGATGGTTATTACGGTGAAACCACTGCAGAGTCTGTACGGGTATTTCAGCAGATTTTCAATCTGCCCCAAACCGGAACGGTAAATTATCCCACATGGTATAAAATTTCCGATGTTTATGTGGCAATTCAAAGGCTTGCCTAA
- a CDS encoding GGDEF domain-containing protein yields MNVNKLNDDLFKILSIGAIHTVYQPIVSLDNGSILGYEALSRIALKECELNIEELFQLASRQYKLWELERLCRSKALENAIHKPYHAKLFINVDPNVIHDPEVFAGFTWEKLNQYGLRPDDIIFEITEKSAISHMDTFTAAVNHYQSQQFKIAIDDFGSGYSGMNRVCAFSPNFLKIDMQLIRNIDSDTVKKSAVAAIVKFCKESGIATIAEGIETEGELKTLIDLNIDYGQGYYLAKPENKFQEISKEQQIYIGNANYEKNTIGVLGEIGALATKKNCVLENDNIFDIFLSMKNDPKITEVCVLDENNHICGMLTRSFIFEKFSGQFGYNLSKRVKAKSLLNHDFLEVDKKTPIEKVAELAMSRAFSQVYDAIAVTENGRYFGIVTIKDLLNSAISIQVNRAKCSNPLTGLPGNTEIQKRISSKMIDSRPFSLIYIDIDSFKPYNDAYGFSMGDQLIITLGNILKECAEQGEFVGHIGGDDFVIISDRHRSEVFCEKIIDLFSTRTKSLYTQEDADNGFIVSRNRNGFVDTFPLATISMAVVTNRMEKFSDLSKLSKVIAHTKKLAKMESGNSIVVI; encoded by the coding sequence TTGAATGTAAATAAATTGAATGACGACTTATTCAAAATACTTTCAATCGGGGCTATTCATACAGTGTATCAGCCTATTGTTTCCCTTGATAACGGCAGTATTCTTGGCTATGAAGCCCTCAGCAGAATTGCGCTGAAGGAATGCGAATTAAATATAGAAGAGCTTTTTCAACTGGCATCACGCCAATATAAGCTTTGGGAGCTTGAGCGGCTTTGTCGGTCAAAGGCTCTTGAAAATGCCATCCATAAGCCATATCATGCAAAATTATTTATTAATGTAGATCCAAATGTGATTCACGATCCTGAGGTTTTTGCCGGATTCACTTGGGAAAAACTAAATCAGTATGGATTGCGCCCCGATGATATTATTTTCGAAATTACGGAAAAAAGTGCCATTAGCCACATGGATACCTTCACTGCTGCGGTCAACCATTACCAATCACAGCAATTTAAAATTGCCATTGATGATTTTGGGTCAGGCTACTCGGGGATGAATCGAGTTTGCGCTTTTTCACCAAACTTTCTTAAAATCGATATGCAGCTCATCCGAAATATTGATTCTGATACAGTGAAAAAATCAGCAGTTGCTGCCATTGTGAAGTTCTGCAAGGAATCTGGAATCGCAACCATTGCAGAAGGAATAGAGACCGAAGGGGAACTAAAAACTCTCATTGATTTAAACATAGATTATGGACAAGGCTATTATTTGGCCAAACCTGAAAATAAATTTCAGGAAATTTCAAAAGAACAGCAAATTTACATCGGAAATGCTAATTATGAGAAAAACACCATAGGTGTACTGGGGGAAATTGGGGCACTAGCCACGAAAAAGAATTGTGTATTGGAAAATGACAATATATTTGATATTTTTTTATCCATGAAGAATGATCCAAAGATTACCGAAGTTTGTGTATTAGACGAAAATAACCATATATGTGGTATGTTGACTAGGAGTTTTATCTTTGAAAAATTCAGTGGTCAATTTGGTTACAATCTAAGCAAAAGAGTGAAAGCAAAAAGCTTACTTAATCACGATTTTTTAGAAGTAGATAAAAAAACACCGATAGAAAAGGTTGCTGAGCTTGCAATGTCCAGAGCATTTTCTCAAGTATATGATGCTATTGCAGTCACCGAAAACGGTCGGTATTTTGGCATTGTCACAATAAAAGATTTACTGAATTCCGCAATCAGCATTCAGGTTAACAGAGCAAAATGCTCCAACCCTCTTACAGGCTTACCGGGAAACACAGAAATACAAAAAAGAATTTCAAGTAAAATGATTGATTCAAGGCCTTTTTCCTTAATTTATATAGATATTGATAGCTTTAAACCATATAATGATGCCTATGGGTTTAGCATGGGAGACCAATTGATTATCACCTTAGGCAATATTTTAAAGGAGTGTGCGGAACAAGGAGAATTTGTGGGGCATATAGGGGGTGACGATTTTGTAATCATATCGGATCGTCATCGTTCAGAGGTATTTTGTGAAAAAATAATAGATTTATTTTCAACACGAACCAAATCATTGTATACCCAAGAAGATGCTGACAATGGTTTTATTGTTTCCAGAAATCGCAATGGTTTCGTGGATACCTTTCCACTGGCAACCATTTCCATGGCAGTTGTTACAAATCGCATGGAAAAATTCTCTGATTTAAGTAAACTATCTAAGGTAATTGCCCACACAAAAAAATTGGCCAAAATGGAGAGCGGAAATTCCATTGTGGTTATTTAA
- a CDS encoding methyl-accepting chemotaxis protein: MGSFYNIEYKNSIQQMQIRNDVAMLDRGIISAVFRNDHSQSNQDVELAVQKTVADINILKKSFHEEQLMRELNTALNNFLTQEMKVMSFAFAGQTERAFATINGDYEKSVDDLYLILDSVSAKAEEASTKALEKTVQQRKHMTLLLIFVMGISAAVLVSAAGMLEKTLRKATRKILHIADSIEKGELAILEKGHLPGDELDEVICSSEKMVQTLQILISDVACLLDEMAKGNMVYQTSNREYYVGDYQSLLIAAENMQAYINYALNNVSAATLKVEDHVKEVFDGAQNLSYHAIKQDTSITQLSTTLNSISDSANLSGQKIQNMNLAATEMNEQVSITREYMMETTKAIQDVTAHTDKIKRIIRTINEIAFQTDILALNAAIEAARAGDSGRGFSVVAGEVRLLAKKVAEAAKETTELIDNSLQLTDNCGNIVINTAQSLDAVVQRTDEIAEMIALVSEAIQEEQGEIESISREAEKIQQIARMNTETAKLFADGSEEGYQQVHILKKQMLQFVRQEDCSCDAEIG; this comes from the coding sequence ATGGGATCTTTTTATAATATTGAGTATAAAAACAGCATTCAGCAAATGCAGATCCGTAATGATGTGGCTATGCTTGATCGTGGAATTATATCCGCTGTTTTTCGTAATGACCATTCGCAAAGCAATCAAGACGTAGAGCTTGCAGTGCAAAAGACCGTGGCAGATATCAATATTTTGAAAAAGAGTTTTCATGAAGAACAATTGATGCGAGAACTAAATACTGCTTTAAACAACTTTTTAACACAAGAAATGAAGGTTATGTCTTTTGCTTTTGCAGGACAAACAGAAAGGGCATTTGCCACGATAAATGGAGATTATGAAAAAAGCGTAGATGATTTGTATTTGATTTTGGATTCGGTTTCAGCAAAGGCAGAAGAGGCTTCAACGAAAGCTCTAGAAAAAACCGTACAGCAGCGAAAGCATATGACATTACTACTGATTTTTGTCATGGGCATATCTGCGGCTGTATTGGTATCTGCGGCGGGGATGCTGGAGAAAACATTACGCAAAGCCACACGTAAAATTTTACATATTGCTGATTCCATAGAAAAAGGGGAGTTAGCCATTCTGGAAAAAGGGCACTTGCCCGGTGATGAGTTGGATGAGGTAATTTGTTCTTCTGAGAAAATGGTACAGACGTTGCAGATACTTATTTCGGATGTTGCATGTTTGTTAGACGAAATGGCAAAAGGCAATATGGTTTATCAAACCTCTAACCGAGAATATTATGTTGGGGACTATCAAAGCTTGCTGATAGCGGCAGAAAATATGCAAGCTTATATCAATTATGCACTGAATAACGTGAGTGCCGCTACACTAAAGGTGGAGGATCATGTGAAGGAAGTTTTTGACGGAGCGCAGAATCTATCTTACCATGCCATCAAGCAGGATACCTCCATTACCCAGCTTTCAACGACACTTAATTCGATTTCTGACAGTGCAAATCTAAGTGGACAAAAGATTCAGAATATGAATCTGGCTGCTACGGAAATGAATGAACAGGTAAGTATTACGAGGGAGTATATGATGGAAACAACAAAAGCCATTCAGGATGTGACGGCACATACGGATAAGATTAAACGAATCATACGCACAATTAACGAAATTGCATTTCAAACAGATATTTTAGCCCTTAATGCTGCAATTGAAGCAGCCAGAGCAGGGGACTCGGGCAGAGGGTTCTCCGTGGTGGCGGGAGAGGTAAGGCTTTTGGCCAAGAAGGTAGCCGAAGCTGCCAAGGAAACCACAGAGTTGATTGATAATTCCTTGCAATTAACAGACAATTGTGGAAATATTGTTATTAATACAGCCCAGTCTTTGGATGCAGTTGTGCAGCGCACGGATGAAATTGCAGAAATGATAGCCCTAGTTTCAGAGGCCATTCAAGAGGAACAAGGTGAGATAGAAAGCATTTCTAGAGAGGCGGAGAAAATTCAACAGATTGCCCGGATGAATACGGAGACAGCCAAACTATTTGCTGATGGAAGCGAAGAGGGATATCAACAGGTTCATATTTTGAAAAAACAAATGCTGCAATTTGTTCGCCAGGAGGATTGTAGTTGTGATGCTGAAATCGGTTGA